A genomic window from Thermodesulfovibrionales bacterium includes:
- a CDS encoding SHOCT domain-containing protein yields MKKVLMALVVMVAFVPSLGYAEESWERSFHWSWGPWGYGAGSCFLIPLILMIAFWIVVIIGIVYFVKWVIATGKGHEIRSEETALDILKKRYAKGEISKEEFERMKRDIL; encoded by the coding sequence ATGAAAAAGGTTCTTATGGCCTTGGTTGTGATGGTTGCGTTTGTGCCATCGCTTGGCTACGCCGAGGAATCATGGGAAAGGAGTTTTCACTGGAGTTGGGGACCCTGGGGTTACGGTGCGGGCAGCTGCTTCTTGATCCCGTTGATACTCATGATCGCCTTCTGGATTGTTGTGATTATCGGGATTGTCTATTTTGTGAAATGGGTCATCGCAACAGGGAAAGGCCACGAGATAAGATCAGAGGAAACGGCGCTCGATATCTTGAAAAAAAGGTATGCCAAAGGGGAGATTTCGAAGGAAGAATTCGAAAGGATGAAGCGGGATATTTTGTGA
- a CDS encoding PAS domain S-box protein — protein sequence MSNEDSNIKAKYDAYLYDWAESALGIGSLVVIFLIPLDYLATPSNFKTFLVYRIVTSLSLLILYALNRRKINEIYQSTIAIIGGIIVAGMVAMMIYSFQGHRSPYFAGMILVAIFFGFLPLKFRESLIVSLVIYLIYLLPILIYDTITDKSFFISANVLMIFCFSTLLVLQYLAQKRLMKGFALQYQVERSERWLAESQKVAKIGSWSWDIPNNSLAWSKEAFKRFDKDPDTFIPTTEYFWRLIHPDDKEALQRATKETLNNNKPYHVETRVINESGREWVLEGFGVVERDAEGKPLRFAGTVQDITERKRAEEALQLTRFTVDSAADAVYWLDSKARIVDVNETACKMLGYSREELLGLTVLDIDPGFTADRWTAAWESVRRKGKLTLETIHRTKNGQIIPVEIMAHYLTFGGKEIDCAFARDISQRKVVEGELLKTQRLESLGIFAGGIAHDFNNLLQAIMGNVSLAKVLTNPEERVFPLLEEAEKASEQAKELSCRLLTFSKGGEPVRRATFVEKILKESISLSLSGSSVGCELSLPKDLDLVEVDRGQMNQVFNNLLINAKEAMPDGGSVEVSASNVRITGDDNLPLKGGRYVKISVADHGAGIPEKYLPRIFDPYFSTKDRGSDKGMGLGLAICHSIMSKHEGHIGVESREGAGTVFHIYLPAAEGRDEERPGKESHFAAGRGRVLFMDDDEGVRKIAGAMLKQLGYEVEFAKNGEEAADAYRRAKKGGRTFDAAILDLTVQGGMGGEKALRRLREIDPEVKAVVSSGYAEDPVMKDFGRYGFADAIAKPYNAKELKGLLSKLQV from the coding sequence ATGTCCAATGAAGATAGCAATATAAAGGCGAAGTATGATGCGTATCTCTATGATTGGGCAGAGAGCGCATTAGGAATCGGTTCTCTCGTTGTAATTTTCTTGATACCCCTCGACTACCTGGCAACACCATCCAATTTCAAGACGTTCTTGGTTTATCGCATAGTTACTTCTCTGTCCCTGCTTATCTTATATGCGCTCAACAGAAGAAAAATTAACGAAATCTATCAGAGTACTATCGCAATTATTGGCGGCATCATTGTTGCGGGGATGGTGGCAATGATGATCTATAGCTTCCAGGGACATCGGTCGCCTTATTTTGCGGGGATGATTTTAGTCGCAATTTTTTTCGGATTTCTCCCTCTCAAGTTTCGGGAAAGCCTTATTGTATCTCTCGTGATTTACCTGATTTATCTGTTGCCCATACTGATATATGACACGATAACGGACAAATCCTTTTTTATTTCTGCGAACGTTTTGATGATCTTCTGTTTCTCTACACTGCTGGTGTTGCAATATCTTGCCCAAAAACGGCTGATGAAAGGATTTGCTCTTCAGTATCAGGTGGAGCGGAGCGAGCGATGGCTTGCAGAATCTCAGAAAGTCGCGAAGATCGGAAGTTGGAGTTGGGATATACCAAACAATTCATTGGCCTGGTCAAAGGAAGCGTTCAAGAGATTCGATAAAGATCCTGACACGTTTATACCGACTACCGAATATTTTTGGCGTCTCATACATCCGGATGATAAAGAGGCTCTTCAGAGGGCGACAAAAGAGACCTTGAACAACAATAAGCCTTATCATGTCGAAACAAGAGTAATAAACGAAAGCGGCAGGGAATGGGTGTTGGAGGGTTTCGGGGTTGTAGAGAGGGACGCCGAGGGGAAACCTCTAAGGTTTGCCGGAACCGTCCAGGACATCACCGAACGCAAGCGGGCAGAAGAGGCACTGCAACTGACGCGTTTCACCGTGGACAGTGCTGCCGATGCAGTCTATTGGCTGGACTCGAAGGCACGGATTGTGGATGTGAACGAGACTGCGTGCAAGATGCTGGGATATAGCCGCGAGGAGTTGCTCGGCTTAACAGTGCTCGACATCGATCCCGGCTTCACGGCAGACCGATGGACAGCTGCTTGGGAGAGTGTCAGGCGAAAAGGGAAGTTGACCCTTGAGACGATACATCGCACGAAGAACGGGCAAATCATACCCGTGGAAATCATGGCGCACTACCTCACTTTTGGTGGTAAGGAAATCGACTGTGCATTTGCCCGTGATATCTCTCAGAGAAAGGTGGTGGAGGGGGAGCTCCTCAAGACCCAGAGGCTCGAATCGCTTGGAATCTTTGCGGGAGGCATCGCCCATGATTTCAATAACCTCCTCCAGGCGATTATGGGCAACGTTTCCCTGGCTAAGGTGTTAACGAATCCGGAAGAGAGGGTCTTCCCTCTCCTGGAGGAAGCGGAGAAGGCCTCTGAGCAGGCAAAGGAATTAAGCTGCCGGCTTCTCACCTTCTCCAAGGGAGGAGAACCTGTCAGGCGCGCAACTTTCGTAGAAAAGATTCTTAAGGAGTCGATCAGCCTCAGTCTGAGCGGGTCGAGTGTTGGATGCGAGCTGAGTCTTCCAAAGGACCTTGACCTTGTCGAGGTGGACAGGGGGCAGATGAACCAGGTCTTCAACAATCTCCTTATCAATGCAAAAGAAGCGATGCCCGATGGAGGGAGTGTCGAAGTCAGCGCTTCCAATGTCAGGATAACCGGTGATGACAATCTCCCCCTGAAAGGGGGGCGTTACGTGAAGATCTCCGTAGCAGACCATGGCGCCGGCATTCCTGAAAAGTATCTGCCGCGGATCTTTGATCCCTATTTTTCGACGAAGGACAGGGGAAGCGATAAGGGCATGGGGCTGGGTCTCGCGATCTGTCACTCGATTATGAGCAAACATGAAGGACATATCGGAGTTGAATCGAGGGAAGGAGCGGGAACGGTCTTTCATATCTATCTTCCGGCTGCCGAGGGGAGAGATGAAGAACGGCCGGGGAAGGAGAGCCATTTTGCCGCAGGGAGGGGGAGGGTGCTGTTCATGGACGATGACGAGGGCGTGCGGAAGATCGCGGGTGCGATGTTGAAGCAGCTCGGATACGAGGTGGAGTTTGCGAAGAACGGGGAGGAGGCTGCTGACGCATACCGGAGGGCAAAAAAAGGGGGCCGAACATTCGACGCAGCCATTCTCGATCTGACGGTGCAGGGAGGCATGGGAGGAGAGAAGGCCTTGAGGAGACTCCGGGAGATAGACCCGGAGGTGAAGGCTGTTGTTTCGAGTGGATATGCAGAAGACCCTGTGATGAAAGATTTCGGAAGGTATGGTTTTGCCGATGCCATAGCAAAGCCATACAACGCAAAGGAATTAAAAGGACTCCTCTCAAAACTTCAAGTTTGA
- a CDS encoding KUP/HAK/KT family potassium transporter, whose translation MKRADDFYFRHHYLLMLQRIDKIDGPSMVVGMREKENQIKGIIKSLGLVFGDIGTSPIYTLTVVFLLLKPTHDNIIGVLSLVIWTLVSLVTVQYAWIAMNLSRRGEGGTIVLREILVSGLKSRKSIILVSILSFIGISLLIGDGVITPAISILSAVEGAVLIPGLENLSKAFIVLISMAIAVLLFAFQRKGTEKVAGAFGPIMILWFAALLISGMVSILDATSVIGALNPCHGVLFLLRNKVAGFIALGEIILCATGGEALYADMGHLGARPIRQAWSGVFIALVINYMGQGAYLMRHPEAKNILFEMVFHYARSVYVPFLLLSITATIIASQAMISGMFSIVYQGINTRIMPMFKVDYTSWERRSQIYIGSVNWFLLFAVLFIMLQFQESSRLAAAYGLAVTGTMTLTGILMIWIFSARKNHFFASVSLLVTCIDITYLGANFTKIPHGGYWSLVIASFPLATILLYTQGQKKLYRMMDFMPLEDFLLKFRRVYETSEKIRGTALFLLKDVQEIPFYITQTMFYHGILYEDNIFVSLIKRDDPYGVAGFFREDLSKGLRVFEMQMGYMEVIDVNEILREAAINERVVFYGIEDISTRNMIWKLFAVIKRLTPTFIQFYIFPPKKLHGVITKVGL comes from the coding sequence ATGAAGCGGGCGGATGACTTCTACTTCCGCCATCACTACTTGTTAATGTTGCAGAGGATAGATAAAATAGACGGACCCTCAATGGTTGTGGGCATGCGGGAAAAAGAGAACCAGATAAAAGGAATCATCAAATCGCTCGGTCTCGTGTTCGGAGACATCGGCACCAGTCCGATCTACACGCTCACGGTAGTATTTCTTCTCCTGAAACCGACGCATGACAACATCATTGGCGTCTTGTCCCTTGTCATCTGGACACTCGTTTCCCTGGTCACGGTGCAGTACGCATGGATAGCCATGAATCTCAGCAGACGGGGAGAAGGCGGAACGATCGTGCTGAGGGAGATCCTCGTCTCAGGGCTCAAATCCCGGAAGAGTATTATCCTTGTTTCGATACTTTCTTTCATAGGAATCTCCCTCCTCATAGGCGACGGGGTCATCACCCCAGCCATCAGCATATTGAGCGCAGTCGAAGGGGCTGTGCTTATCCCCGGATTGGAAAATCTGTCGAAGGCATTCATCGTGCTCATTTCCATGGCGATAGCGGTTCTTCTCTTCGCGTTCCAGAGAAAGGGAACGGAAAAGGTTGCGGGCGCTTTTGGACCGATCATGATTCTCTGGTTTGCCGCCCTTCTCATTTCAGGCATGGTCTCCATACTGGATGCTACATCGGTCATCGGGGCGCTGAACCCCTGTCATGGCGTCCTGTTTCTTCTGAGAAACAAGGTCGCCGGTTTTATCGCTCTGGGAGAGATCATCCTCTGCGCAACGGGCGGCGAGGCGCTCTATGCTGACATGGGGCACCTCGGAGCAAGACCGATACGGCAGGCATGGTCGGGAGTCTTTATTGCCCTTGTTATCAATTATATGGGACAGGGCGCCTATCTGATGAGGCATCCCGAAGCAAAGAACATCCTTTTCGAGATGGTCTTCCACTATGCAAGGTCCGTTTATGTGCCGTTTCTCCTTCTGAGCATCACAGCCACCATCATCGCCTCACAGGCGATGATCAGCGGCATGTTTTCGATCGTCTACCAGGGGATAAATACCAGGATCATGCCCATGTTCAAGGTCGATTATACCTCCTGGGAGAGGAGGTCGCAGATCTATATCGGGAGTGTCAACTGGTTCTTGCTCTTTGCCGTACTCTTCATAATGCTTCAGTTTCAGGAATCGAGCCGTCTCGCGGCCGCCTACGGTCTGGCAGTCACGGGTACCATGACCCTCACGGGCATCTTGATGATATGGATCTTTTCCGCCAGGAAAAACCATTTCTTTGCCTCTGTCTCGCTGCTCGTGACGTGCATCGATATCACATACCTCGGTGCAAACTTTACCAAAATACCTCACGGAGGATACTGGTCCCTCGTCATTGCATCCTTCCCTCTTGCGACGATTCTCCTCTATACGCAGGGCCAAAAGAAGCTTTACCGGATGATGGATTTCATGCCGCTCGAGGATTTTCTCCTTAAGTTCAGGAGGGTTTACGAAACCTCGGAAAAGATCAGAGGAACCGCACTCTTCCTCCTCAAGGACGTTCAGGAGATCCCCTTCTATATCACCCAGACGATGTTCTACCACGGCATACTGTATGAAGACAACATATTTGTTTCTCTCATAAAGAGGGACGACCCTTACGGCGTCGCCGGTTTTTTCAGAGAGGACCTCTCAAAGGGCCTCCGGGTCTTCGAGATGCAGATGGGATATATGGAAGTCATCGACGTGAACGAGATACTCCGGGAAGCGGCAATAAATGAACGAGTCGTCTTCTACGGCATAGAAGACATCTCCACGAGAAATATGATCTGGAAGCTCTTCGCAGTCATCAAGAGGCTGACGCCCACATTCATCCAGTTCTACATTTTCCCGCCAAAAAAGCTCCACGGAGTTATAACGAAGGTGGGGCTGTAA